The genomic region GTCTTACCTTGTGCATTTTCACCAAAGAACAAAATTATAGGTTTATTAAAATTTAAACTTTGCCCCGGATAGTTACGAAAATTTTTTACATAGAGTTCTTTTAACTGCAAAAGATCACTCCTCTAACAAACCCATTACGTTTTAGTTTTTATCAACCTTCACACTTAAATTGTTATTAATAATAATTTCATCTCCGGGATAAATTTTTTTGCCCCTTTTATTGGTCTCATTTCCGTTAATTAAAATCCTATTACTTTCTATAAGGTGTTTAACTTCACCACCAGTTGATACTAAATTTGTATATTTCAATAACTGACCCAAAGTAATATACTCTGTTTCAATACTAACATTTTTTGAATCCATAAACTCACTCCTAGTTATTGATTATTTAAAATGCTCTAACTGGTAAAATTAGATGGAAGTACTGACTATTATCTTTTGGCCTAATTATCATTGGACTATAAGAACCTGTAAATTCTAATTCTACTTGATCTTCTTC from Natranaerobius trueperi harbors:
- a CDS encoding RNA-binding S4 domain-containing protein, whose amino-acid sequence is MDSKNVSIETEYITLGQLLKYTNLVSTGGEVKHLIESNRILINGNETNKRGKKIYPGDEIIINNNLSVKVDKN